The Desulfobotulus mexicanus genome includes the window AAGATGGGGGCGTTCCGTACTCTGGCTGCTGCTGGCTGTACAGATCCTTGCGGGTTTTTATCATATCCGTGTGAGGGCATATTTTGATCCTGTCATTTTACTGGATAATGCCGGGGCACTGAGCTCTCCGGGGGAAGTCTTTTATGTGCTTTCCTCGGTTTTTCAGGTCAGTGATTTCTTTCTCATTCCCCTGATTCTTCTTATTCTGTCTTTTTTTCATCTGGGAGCAGGGTCGGGAAAAAAGATTTTTTCTCCTGTGATACCGGGTGCCCTGATGGTCCTGATGCTGATTCTGCCCCTGCGGCTTACGGACCAGGGGGGATATCTTCTCCAGAGAAGTATCGGTGTATTCACAGGAAATACCGCAGCCGCTTTTATTATGGAAAGCCGTATCCATGGGGAAGGCTCTTTTTCTTATCTTCAAAATTTAACATCAGGACACAGTCGGTCCGAGGCTCTGCCCGATATCTATCTTATCATGGTGGAGTCCTTTAATCCCTTTTTTGTGGAATATGCCCACGGTGAAAGGGCGGTTACGCCATTTTTTAATAGTCTTCTGGAAAAAGGGGTCTATGTGGAGTCCTTTTACGGTAACTCAATTCAAACGGCCAAGGGCCATGTGGCCACCCTCTGTTCAGTGCTTCCCGCCATCCGGGGAAAAATAATGGAACAGTTTCCAAAAATCCGTCTGAATTGTCTCCCGGAAGTTCTCGCAAATGAAGGGTATCAGACGGCCTTTTATCAGGCCCAGTATGATATTCTTTATGATAATACAGGGCCTTTTTTTGAGAAAAACGGGTTTGAGATTGTCCGGGCCATGGATCAGGATATGCTGGAAGGTGTACCCTCCCATGCCCTCTGGAGTCCATGGGGGCTGCAGGAGGATGTTTTTTTTGAGAAGGTTTTCGGGGATCTCGAGAAAAAAAGGGATGGGGACAGGCCCCTTTTCTGTGCCCTTGCCACCATCACCAATCACATGGGATTTTCAGGCCTCCCGGAGTCGGAAATGCGGGTGGTGGATGCTCCTGAATCTTACCGGGATCTTTATATGAACTCCCTTGCTGCCACGGATGCCTGGTTGAAGGTGTTTTTTGAAAAACTGCATGGGGTGCCCGGGGGGCGGGAGGCGCTGGTGATCATCACCGGAGACCATGGCCATCCCATGGGAGAGTCCGGCACCTATGCTCCCCAGGTGGGGTTCGGCGAGAGCAATTTCCGTACACCTCTTCTGATTGTCTGGCCGGAGAAGCTTAAACCGGGGCGCATTAAAGACAGGCCATACACCCAGGTGGATATTGCACCTACCCTGATGGATCTTTTGGGTATTGCCGGTACATGGCCATGGATGGGGCAGTCTGTTTTCTGGGATGATGAAGAAAGGATGCATTATCTGGTTCAGCCTTATAATGGTCAGTTTTTTGTGGTTCTGCAGGGCAGAAAAAAATACGTTTACGGTGCGGAGCTGGAAGAAGAATATTTTTTTGACCTTGAAAAAGATCCCATGGGAGAGGAAAATATCATTGAAAAGCTTTCTCCGGAAGATCTGCGGCTTTTTCGTCAGGCCGTGGCCCGCATGTACAGCCATCAGGAAGTGATAAGGGCAGATCGTATCCGGCCATAGATTATTTCCATGTATCCTGAAAACACATCCGGGGCGTGAAAAGAGACAGGCTCATCAGATCACAGGGGATAAATAATATGATAGCAGGTAAAATTATTGTGAGCAGGCGCTTTCTTCCTTTTTTTCTTACTCAGGCAAGCGGGGCCTTCAATGACAATGTCTTTAAAAATGCCCTGATGCTTCTCCTGGCCTTTACCGCAGCATCGGCTCTGCCCTGGGACACCAATTTCACTATGAACCTTGCCGCAGGTCTTTTTATTCTGCCCTTTCTTCTTTTTTCTGCCACAGCGGGCAGCCTTGCCGATGGTGTCTGCAAAACCCGCCTGATCCGTGCGCTGAAGATTACGGAAATGATCCTGATGGCCCTTGCGGCTCTGGCCTTTTATTTTCACCTTTATTTTATTCTTCTGGGCCTTCTTTTTCTCATGGGGACCCAGTCTGCTTTTTTCGGGCCTGTAAAATATGCGGTGATTCCACAATTGCTGAATGATGAAGAACTTCTCGCGGGGAATGCCTGGGTGGAAATGGGAACCTTTCTTGCCATTTTACTGGGCACCATTGCCGGAGGACTCCTGGTGGGCTTTGAAAATGCCGCACTGTGGACGGGTGTGATGATCGTTCTTTTTTCCCTTCTGGGATACCTTGCCAGCCGCATGATTCCCTTTGTAGGAAAAGTGGGGGCGGCATCATCATTTTCCTTTGCTCCCTGGTCCCAGACCCTGGAAATTGTCCGCATCAGTTATGCCAACAGAACCCTTTACCTTTCCATTATGGCCATCAGCTGGTTCTGGTTTCTCGGAGCCAGTTATCTGACCCAGTTCCCCAATTTTACAAAAAGTGTCCTCATGGGGGATAATACCGTTGTGACGGCCCTTCTCGTGGCTTTTTCCGTAGGGGTGGCAATTGGTTCCATGCTCTGTGAACGTCTTTCGTCGGATAGGGTGGAACTGGGTCTTGTGCCCATGGGGTCTATGGGTATCAGTCTGGCAGGCCTTGCCCTTTACTCCGTCAGCCCGGAGCCGGGAACGGGCGAGCTGATGAACATCGGGGCATTTCTGGCC containing:
- a CDS encoding MFS transporter, which codes for MIAGKIIVSRRFLPFFLTQASGAFNDNVFKNALMLLLAFTAASALPWDTNFTMNLAAGLFILPFLLFSATAGSLADGVCKTRLIRALKITEMILMALAALAFYFHLYFILLGLLFLMGTQSAFFGPVKYAVIPQLLNDEELLAGNAWVEMGTFLAILLGTIAGGLLVGFENAALWTGVMIVLFSLLGYLASRMIPFVGKVGAASSFSFAPWSQTLEIVRISYANRTLYLSIMAISWFWFLGASYLTQFPNFTKSVLMGDNTVVTALLVAFSVGVAIGSMLCERLSSDRVELGLVPMGSMGISLAGLALYSVSPEPGTGELMNIGAFLAQPHGLAVLICLGLIGVAGGIFIVPLYALLQKRAEPGQRARVIAANNIFNALFMVGSALAGIVFLSIFELAISHYFLVLAIMNLVVALYVYIQVPEFLLRFVVYLLTRAMYRVRSENLHHIPEEGPAVLVANHVSFVDALLIAGTCRRPVRFVMERAIYRLPVLNALFRAAKTIPICSKKEDPIVFEKAFDSVASELAEGNLICIFPEGRLTKNGEMNPFRPGIEHILSRSPVPVVPMALQGLWGSFFSHEGKGAMKFKGRFRSRVGLVAGEAVAPEMASAELLEERVKALRGDFA
- a CDS encoding LTA synthase family protein; amino-acid sequence: MRFPGYAGGLSFSLAPFTLLALLIQLLFYIKVMDKQISGFGFPLDIIQVRLMASGLFFTLVAGEFCARIFHKKRRWGRSVLWLLLAVQILAGFYHIRVRAYFDPVILLDNAGALSSPGEVFYVLSSVFQVSDFFLIPLILLILSFFHLGAGSGKKIFSPVIPGALMVLMLILPLRLTDQGGYLLQRSIGVFTGNTAAAFIMESRIHGEGSFSYLQNLTSGHSRSEALPDIYLIMVESFNPFFVEYAHGERAVTPFFNSLLEKGVYVESFYGNSIQTAKGHVATLCSVLPAIRGKIMEQFPKIRLNCLPEVLANEGYQTAFYQAQYDILYDNTGPFFEKNGFEIVRAMDQDMLEGVPSHALWSPWGLQEDVFFEKVFGDLEKKRDGDRPLFCALATITNHMGFSGLPESEMRVVDAPESYRDLYMNSLAATDAWLKVFFEKLHGVPGGREALVIITGDHGHPMGESGTYAPQVGFGESNFRTPLLIVWPEKLKPGRIKDRPYTQVDIAPTLMDLLGIAGTWPWMGQSVFWDDEERMHYLVQPYNGQFFVVLQGRKKYVYGAELEEEYFFDLEKDPMGEENIIEKLSPEDLRLFRQAVARMYSHQEVIRADRIRP